Part of the Microcoleus sp. AS-A8 genome, CAAAGGCGGCAGAAACCACAGGTACAACGGTAACTAACTGCAAATAGGCTAGAGACGCTAGACCAGCGAGCGATCGTTACTGATGATAGGAATGATGGGCGATCGCGTACCCTGCGCTCTCTTATCGAGCAATATGGGTGAAGCAAAGGAAATGCGATCGCATCCATACAAATCCACCGTTACTCTACAAGCGCCAAACTTTCTTGAGGATACCAATCAGCTCTTTCTGTCGCCGCTCGATTACTTCTGGATTCCATTCCTGTTCATTCAGAACTTGGGTTGTTAGCGCAAAGGGTGAAATGCCTGTTTTAGTGGTGAAATACTTCTGCTTTTTGATCTCAAAGTCATAGTTTTGTGCCTGAGTGTTTTTCCAACAGGAGAGCAAAACTAAATTTCCTAGACGGTGTACATATCTTTCCCGTTCTTCCAGGCTGGGGAAGCATTTCACCCACACACTGTCAGGAGCTGGATTTTTCGGTAACACATGCTCGACAGTAATGTTAGAGAAGTTATACGCAGCTTCACCTTCTGAAAGAGCCGCGTCTAAACGCAGCAAGACATAGAGACGAATCTTTTTCATCAGGTATAGGTCACCATCCAACATATTGAGAAGAGTATTCTTTTCTTCAGACATAATCTGAAGAGGAGAATCAGGCGTGTACAAATCTGCCCCACTCTCGATGACATTTAGCAAGCGACCATAACGTTCAATGCGTTCATTAATATTTGCCCGTCGAATCATTAAACCAGCAGCAAGGCGTTCTAAATCGGTAAAAAATTGCACCAGTTGGTCGGGGTGATTTTGATTACGGGATAGGAATAGAATGGCTGGCGGTATCCAGTCAGAATTATCGATCTGGTTTAACTGTTTAAACAGTTTATTGACTTCTTCGGCACGTTGTTCACTTTGATAGCTTGCATTTTTGATATCGTAAAAAGCATCAGCCAAAGGACGCAAAACTTTATCAATGAAATGCTGAGGATTATCAGAGGGTTTAACATGTTCGCGGATTCCATTGATTACGCTGCCACTAAGTTTTGCCTTACGGTAAATCATGCGGATGTGAGTAAAGAGGTCTTTGAACACTTCGCGACCCAACTCTTCCTGAATATCTTCCCACTTAGACGTGAAGGCTTTCCTTTGTTCTTGAGGAATTTTTCCAATAATCTCAGCCTTTAAGATGTCCGTAAGTGAAAGATCTAAGCCCCGTTCATTCATTACAGAAAATATCCGATATGCCGAGTCCAAGTCTGGCGTTGAGACTATAACCAAGAAACATCGGTTAATGATGAACTGCCCCAGACGAACTCGCTGAGAATCGGAAAATTCTTGTAATCGATTAATGAACAATAGGGCGTTATCTTTAATATTTTTCTGGCTATCCGAAAGTGCAGCCGAGTTTAAATTTTTGAGGTTAGCGATACCACCTTCATCCTGAATGTATTCCTTGAAAAAGGCTGCATCTCGCTCCGCTAAAGTCAAACGGTAACGGTTAGGAATGTCAAGGAACGGGTCACTTTCTTCGTAGAGCAACTTAGTTATAGCATTGGCAAATTTAGTTAATACCAACGTCCGCAGAGCTGAAAGCAGTATTGTGAGAGTGGACAAACGTTGCTGACCATCCACAACTTCCGCATCTGGTTTATCTCCCTTTATTAATACAATGCTTCCCAGAAAGTAGGGGTTTACCTGATCAATCGGTTCTTTACCATCTCCCAATGCTGTGAGCAAGTCTTCAATCAGTTCTCCAGCTTGCTCGGTAGTCCATGCATAGGGACGCTGATATAGGGGGATGGTGAAGACAAAGTCATTGCTAAATACTTTATGGATGGGATACTCAGTAGCCTGAATTTTGACGAGACTCATGCACAACTCCTTTTGTGGGCTTAGATGGCAACAGTTTCTCTAACTTTAGTCTTCCTTGTTCTAGCAAAAGTTGCTCTGTCCGTCTTGCTTTGAGTCATTCAGTCCAAGCGATCGCACTCAAAACATCTACTAGTTTCTGCAAGTGCTCGAGTTCGTGAGTTGCCATCACCGAGAGGCGAATTCGACTGGTGGGAACCGTAGGAGGACGGATAGCTGGGGCAAAAATTCCAGCATCTTTCAGCTTGTTTCCAACCTTAAGAGCATCGGTTGCACTTGCCAATTGAATGCAAAGGATGGGCGACTCGGAGGGTAACAGTTTGAGATGAGGTAGTTTCTGAGTGATTAACTGCTTGAGGGTTTCCACATTGTGATGGAGTTGGGTACGGCGTTCCGCTTCTTGTTGGACAATCTGAATGGCGGCTAAGGCGGCAGCCGTGTCAGCCGGGGATAAAGCCGTGGTGTAAATCCAACTGGGGGCGCGATTTCGCAGGAAGTCAATGAGAGTCGCTGAACCCGCCACATATCCCCCTAAACTGCCTAAGGCTTTACTTAAGGTGCCCACTTGAATCAGGGGTTTTCCGGTACAGCCGAAGTGTTCCACACATCCAGCACCCGTGCCTCCCAATACTCCCGTCGCATGAGCCTCATCTACGAGCACCATACAACTAAATTTTTCAGCGAGTTCCAAGATCTCTGGCAATGGACAAACGTCACCATCCATGCTGAAAACGCTGTCGGTGGTAATTAGGCAACGGCGGTAGTGTTGTCGGTATTGAGTTAGCTGGCTGTTTAAATCTTCAATATCCGCGTGAGCATAGTCCACAACAACTGCACCGCTCAAAATTGCCCCATTTTTCAGGCTGGAGTGATTGTACTGATCGGCTAAAATTAAATCCCGCTTCCCCATTAAAGCGGCGATGGTGCCTAAGTTCGCCAGATACCCGGAACTGAATACGAGAGCATCTTCGGTTTGTTTGAGGGATGCGATCGCATTTTCCAATTCTCGATGCAGTTTCCGATGTCCGCTCAGCAATCGAGAGCCTGTGCTACCTGTACCATATTCTTGAGTCGCTGCGATCGCCGCTTGAATCAGACGCTCATCCCCCGCCAACCCTAGATAGTCGTTACTGGCAAAATTAATCACTTCGCGTCCTTCCAGTTGCACAATGGCACCGGAGCGACTTTGGATGGTTTGCACCGAGCGATACCAATCAGCTTTGTGGATGGTTATGAGAGATTGTTCTATCCAGTGGTATGAATCGGTTAGCATCAGCGTCAGTCAGCATTGAGCATAATCAGGATTCTGGTTCTGGGGAAGTCTCTGTTTCTGGGGGAATCTCGGTATATTCAATTTCAGCACTGTTACCTTTAACTGGCGGTAATCGTTCCACTAAGCCCATTTCAAAGGCAACATCTGGCAATTCACCCACGATATATTTTCCGGGCTGAAACAATCCCCCAGGGGTAAAACACATCTGTCGGAGTTGAACAACTTCACCAGGGGCAAACATTCCCCTGAACATTTTGCGCTCAAGTCCCATAATTCCCTCTCGTGCCTCAATCTCGATACTCTTTAATTCTAAATATTCAACAACATTAATTCAAGGTTCCCATCCGTCTTGAGGAGCAATCCGGGTTATTTAATATTCATGATTATTAGCATAAATGCCAAGGAGAATTTTGGATTGCTTTAGATAATTATCAAGGGGTTAACACCATTGAACTGTTAGACATGGGTTATCATCAAGCCGCGCCTCATAAATTCTTTATACGTAAAGATTATAGACGAAAAAATATTGGAGTTGGTCAGCGACTTGTCGATAGCCTTTTAAATTGGGCTAAAGCTCAATCCATTCAGATCATTTATCCAGGAACAACAGAAGCCTATAAAAACGCTCAGCAATTTTAGGAAAAAATCCTTTTATCGAAGTGACACAGCCAATTTTACCCAATAGTTTGTCTTTGGTAAAATTAGATACAAAATTCATAAAGATGAGCTGTGTAGGCGTGGCTTTCAAGAGGGCGATAGCTCCCCTTCGATTAGCTTTTATACAAGCCTAGCTACCAATTAAGAAATTTAGGATTGCCAAAAATTTATTCTCTAATTGTGGTAATTATAAGAGAGCCTTGGGATGCCTTAGCCAAGTCATAACGAAGCGGTAGCGACCTGAGAATAATTAGTACTAGCACTTGTCGATAGCTGCCGTTTATAATATTAGTAACTAATGTCAGACACTCCTCAATATTTTCTCTCTTCAGATAAACCCGTAGTCGAGAAAAAAGGAATCATGAAGACCCTCAAAGAAATCCAAGAAATTGCGTTGGACATGTCACTGAGATTTGAAGATCCGCAATCGGTAAAGCTTCAAATCAAGCGGATTACATTCGCTCAAAAGCAACTTCGATCTATCAAGAAAGAACTCAATGCAACGCTACGCGATATTAACCAGCAAACCTCTCAGTCTAAGGCTGATAGTATTTTCTCTGGTGGCTTAGATATTTTCGGAGAGCGTAAGTGGGCGGGAAAAGTGAGGATAGCGACTCGACGCGCCATTGCCCGAAAAAAGCAAGCCGCACAACAGCCTTATCTTGAGCTAAAAGAAGCGATTGATGATTTTATCTTGGAAGGCGATAGATTAAAGCTAATGGCAGAAGAATATCTCCTTAGCCATCAGCGGTAGGAAAGGAGTCACAGGATTTTTCTCACAAGTAAACTTGAGGGAAATGAAGATTAATGTGTAGTGCTTGGTTTTAATTAATTTTAATCTGTTACCAGGGAATTAATTCCTTGGCGAGTGTTACTGATTAAGCTGAGCCACATCTAGGCAAGCACTATCATTAGTGTTCAAACTTTTCTAGGATGGGCATCCTGCCCGTCCTGCTCATGCTAGTTAAATATAAAATAGCTGATTAACAATTGGTAAAACAATAGGGGCGATCGCTTTCTGTAATCGCCCCTATTTAATCCGTATCGCTTTTATACAGAATACCAAGTTGCATTCATCCGTAGCACATTCATTTTTGCCGCGTCTTGGCGTCTGCTTGAATTATTAAGTTTGAACGCAACTGCGTCTAACTACGGCTGAAGCTTTTTAATTGTCTCTACTATTTCCTGAGAAGATTTAACATCCCCTTGCTCCTGGAAAAGTTTCGCGGCGGCTTGTAAATCCTCGATCGCTTTTTGCTTGTCCCCAAAACGGCTGTAAGCGAAACCTCGACAGGTAAGCGTCGTGGCATCATTCCCATTCATTTGCAAGACGTGATTAAAATCTGCAATGGCTCCCGGAAAGTCTCCTATCTGAAGCTTTTCTACCCCTTGATGATAGTAATCTTTCGGCGTTTGTCCAACTGTAACCGCTGGTGTTGATTGTAAAGATGACTGGTTATTCAAAGAGAGATTTTTAGCCGTTTCTAAATCCTCTAATGCACCTTCGTAGTCTCTCAGAGCAGAACGAACAGTACTGCGTCGGTTGTAGGCTTCAAGATGATTGGGGTCGAGATTTAATACTTGATTAAACGCATTGAGTGCTGCGTGATAATCCCCGGATTCATATCTCAGATTACCCTGGAGCATCAAACCTTGGATCAGTTGCTGATTTTCATCCTCTACAGCACCCAATTCCTGGCTAAAAGCCGGAGCCATTTGACTAAAAAATGCCTTCGCCGAAACGGAATCGAGATGCAGCGCTTGGTCAAAATCTTCCAGACTTCCCCAATTATCACCCACTTGCAAACGGGTATAACCCCGGTTGAGGTAAGCTTGTGTATAGTTAGGATTCAGTTTTAGGGCTTCGTTAAAATCTGCGATCGCCTCTTGATATTCTCCCAACCCGATGCGATTTAACCCTCGGTTAAAGTAACCTTCGGCAAGATTGGGATTAATGTTTAAAGCTTGGTTATAATCTTCCATGGCTTTTGGATAATCTTCTAATTCAAAATGAGCCATACCTCGGTATAGGTAGGCTTTAGGTAAATTGGGATTAATATTCAGAGCTGCATTGCAATCTGCGATCGCTTCCTGATAATCCGCTAATTCCACACGCAGTGGAATTCGATTCAAATAAGTTTTGATATGCTTAGCATCAATCTGCAACGCTTGGTTATAATCCTGCATGGCTCCCCAGCGATCGCCTAAAACAGCACGGACAAAACCTCGCTCATTGTAAGCCTCTGCATTGTGAGGATTAACCCGCAACACTTGGCTATAATCATTGATTGCTCCGAGATAATCGCCCTTCTTATAGCGACTCATCCCTCGATAATAGTAAACCTCGGCAAAATCAGCATTGAACCGCAAAGCTTGGTTAAAGTCTTGAATAGCACCGCGATAATCCCCGCGATGAAATTTATTGAGTCCTTGCTTAAAAGATTCCGAGGCTTCTAGAGTTACCACTCCTGTAATCGCCGGCTTCATTGGCAGCGCTAGAGGCTCTAAAGAGTTGCCTGCAACCGCTTGCTGTTGACTCGCTAAATCCAATTCTTCCGTCAGGCTAGAAAAATTCCTGGACACTCTCCCCTTCCCTGATAAAACCATGATGTCGTTTTGTCGCTCATTGTCGCTGCTCATATCCGCAAGCCCAACTTTTCCTCTCCTCTAGCTGTAAGTTTCATCGGAACCATCGGTTTATCCGGTAGAAACGCCATTTCCCCTAGACAGTTTTGTCCAGTCTCCCGTACAGTCATCACTGTAGTTGTTAGCGAAAAAACTCAACTGAAGGTTGTAGGATGAAGTCTGAAATTACCCCATCTCTCATCCAATCTTCATCGTTTTGGGACAGCTCGCGAAAGATTCGCTAAATACCGTGAATGTCAACAGCTCCAAAGAGTTCCCATTACCCATTACCCGTCTTGAAGATATGCAAGTTCCAGGCAAGACAGCTTATCTTATCTCCCCTTTTGTTCGGTGATACAAGATGCCTGTAGAACCACTAAATCCGGGTTCTGAAAAACGGCACAGCGCTGTGCAACCCTGGGTAAAGCGGGGATAATCCCTTGCTCCCACTTGCTGCGAGCCTCGGCTGTAGCCGGAAATTGTTTCAGCCACCGACTATTGAGTTCAGGAGGTGGTTGCTTTTGGCTGGAATTAGGGTTGAGATAGGCGGCAAGGTACGATCGCTCTACAATCCAAAAATCAACACCATACTTCTGAATCAAGCCCTGCAATTGGTTGACATCGGGACTATATTGTGCAGCAAGCAAATCCGTCACGCGCTGACGAATCTGAGTGTAGTAACCCTGATGGTAAGGCAGAGCAGACTCCTGGGATACTAAAACTGAGCGATTGGTAAAGGTGGGTAAGTCATCGGTTACGGGTGCCAAAGATGCGATTAGGGTATCCTTCGGTTGCTGCGAGAAGAACTTATACAGTTCTGGCATCTTCCCCTCCCGATAACCCGAAATACTGGGTAAGGGAACGCCCTTCAAATTCAACAAATTTAAGACAACGGGATAGGAAACCAGTGCAATACCTAAGAGTGCAGTTAAAGCCAGTGCCCTAAACTGTCGCCTTAAACGTTGGGTAGGAGTGCCGTCTTGTGCCCACCGGAAAAGAGCATCCAACAGGATAATGAGTGCGATCGCACCCGCTAGAGCCGTTAAGAGGCGGAAACTATACTGCGTGTACCGACTGGGCAAATAAAGTTTAAACAGTAGGGCATGGGCGGCAAGAAACAAACCCAAAGAAACTACGCCAATTTCTGATAAAATCTGAATATTCTGGGTTACCCCTTTGACTAAAGGGAAACGAGACGGATGGCGTAGCTCGTAAAGCAACAACAGCGTCAAGCCCAAGAATAAGAGTGGTAAATAAAAGTAAGGCAAACGCGCCCACTCATAAGGAAATAAACCACTGCGATCGGCATAAAGCCAAAACTCGAAGGGACTATGGAGGAAAAAGCGCGATCGCCCTTCATCCGCAAACTCTGGCATCGTTCTCGCTTGGGCAACTGTGGTAGCAGGGCCAAAGGGAGAGGACTCCAAAGCTAGAGGTAATAAGACAAACAGTGTCACGCCTAAGCCCGTCGCACAGAAAAGATAATCCTGGCGATCCCTAGAAAGTCGCAGTTTTCCCTGTTCCCAGCGCCATAATCGTACAAACAGAACGCCAGCACTAATCAGCATCACCGAGGGATAAAATAAGCCTTGCAATGCCAGCGCCACTAAACAAGGCAACAGGGAACGCCGCAGTAAATAGTAGACAAAAGCCAGAAATAGCGGATACAAAAACGCTCTAGCCGTACCCGAAACCAAGTCATCTTTCAGCCAAAGACTGTGGTTCAGCAATAACGTCGAAACAAATCCTGCCGCCGGGATAGGAAACAACTGTAGGCATATCCCAAAACAGTAGGCTGTGGCAATTAATCCCAGAACAATGGGCAACAATTTACTGAAGATAATCGGGTCAATTCCAATTGCAGCCGCTAGCTGATATATTGCCTTATAGCCCGGTTGTGCCACCGATTGAAAATAATCGGCAATTAAATCCTGGGGAAACAACTCTGAGTCTAAAAACCGCCGCATCCAAAACACATGCTGCCTCGCATCATCTTGCACCACATAAGGGCTACTGAAGGCTTTTCGCAGTGCCATCAAGCCGAACATGGCAGCACAAGACAGACTTAAACTGAACCCAAAAATTACCTGAGGGCTGGACGTTTTATCTGTCGGAGTCGTTAGCCATTGACGCAGGCGCGTTACCCAGTCTGAATCAGCAGATGGAATCATGGGAGTCATAACATCAGTTGTACTTTGAGCAATACAATGCAACTCATGTCCTGATGCTTGGAAAACAGCACATCATGCAGAAAAGCACACGGTTGGGTGAGGCATTTTCCCCCAAACGAGAACTGATAGAGGCGACTTGTCCGGCTTTTTCGCTGGTACTCCCGGTGTATAACGAAGAGGAAGCGATCGCCTCAACCCTCGATGAACTTCAAACAATTCTACGCTCTACGGGTTGCGAATACGAGATTATAACCGTTAACGATGGTTCCACCGATCGCACTGGGGAGATTTTGTGCGATCGTCAAGATATTCGGCTAATTGAGCATCGTCGCAATCGAGGATATGGTGCTGCACTCAAGACGGGAATTCGACATGCGAAGTATCCTTTAATCGTGATTACCGACGCCGATGGTACCTATCCGAATGAGCGAATTCCTCAATTAGTGAGTTTGACAACCCAAGCAGACATGGTTGTCGGTGCCAGAATTGGCGCGAATGTTCAATATCCAACCATCCGCAAAATCCCCAAATGGTTTCTCGTGAGATTTGCGGAATGGGTATCCCTCTCTTCCATCCCTGATTTGAATAGCGGAATGCGCGTATTTCGCAAAAGTGTGGTGGAAACCTTCCTCAAAATTCTGCCCGATACTTTCAGTTTTACCACCACCATCACGATTGCCATGCTGACGAACAATTATATTGTTCATTACGAGCCGATTGATTATCGATATCGAATTGGTAAAAGTAAGATTAAGCCTATTCGAGACACCTTGCGTTTTGTGCAATTAATTTTACGGACTGGCGTATACTTTGCTCCGTTGAGAGTGTTTTTACCTTGGGCAACTGTGTTTTTCTGCGGTTGCATGTTTACCCTGATTCAGGATATTTTCGTGCGCGAAGATTTAACAGAAAGAACACTTATTCTGTTTATCGCTGCCACTCAAACCGCCATGTTTGCCTTGTTAGCGGACATGATTGACAAACGAACTTGATTAAATAAGAATGAAGTGTAAAAACTGTTAACGTAAGGACACAGAGTACCGTATTGAAAATCCATAATTCATACTTAGATTGACCTTGCAATTGCCAACAAAGATTTGTATAAATTCAGCATTACAACAACTGACTTTCAATGCCGGATTGATACTGAAGCTAGTAGCACTGAGCCTAACAGGATTCGCGATTGATACTACTTTATTGACCAGCAAATCGGCTCATGCCTTAGCTTCCCAATCTCCAAATCTGCCTGTTGCCCAGAAAAACTCAACGACTGAATCAATCTGTCCTGCCCAATTAGGAACAGCGATTGAGGCAGTTATGAATCGTCCCCAATTCCGCCGTGCGCGTTGGGGTATTTTAGTGGAACCATTATCACCAGAAATCAGTGATCGCGCCCTTTATAATCTCAATGGCGATCGCTATTTTATCCCCGCTTCCAACACCAAGTTACTAACCACTGCTGCTGCTTTACTGGCACTAGGTTCAGACTATCGAATTCGTACCTCTGTTTATGAAGCCGATGAGGGTGTATTGCGAGTAATAGGACGCGGTGACCCCAGTATTACGAATGCTCAACTGAAAGACTTGGCACAACAGCTAAGGAGTCAGGAAATTCGTAACATTAAAAAACTCATTTTAGAGGATAGCTACCTGCAAGGGGATGTAGTCAATCCGACCTGGGAATGGGAAGATATCCAGTTCGATTACGGGACACCCGTGAATAGCTTAATATTGAATCAAAATGCGGTAGAACTAACTTTATCACCCCAGCAACTCGGTCAACCGTTGCGCGTGAGTTGGTCTGATGCGATTGCATCGAGGCAGCGGAAAATTGCAAATCAATCTATGACGGCTGAAGTCGGAACGCCCAATTCTGTAACCATTACGGCTGTTTTAGGTCAATCCGTATTGTGGGTAAAAGGACAACTCCCTATTGATGCGAATCCCGAAACATTTGGCATGGCAATTCTTGACCCAGCCAATAATTTCTTACAGCACTTCCGGAATGCACTGGCATTAGAAGGAATTACCGTTCAGCAGGCATCTGTAATTTCTAAAATTAGCACAAATCAGAAACAAGAATTAGCCGCCATTGAATCTCCCCCCTTATCCCTTTTGGTATTCGAGACGAATCAGGAAAGTAATAATCTTTATGCTGAGGTGCTGTTGCGAACCTTACAAGTATCGGCTCAGCAATTGCCAGATACCAGTCCTAACCGCAACTCAGCGGATATAGGACTCCAACAACTGAAAGCCACTTTAACCGCGTTAGGAGTTGACCCGGAAAGCTATATTATCGTGGATGGTTCAGGACTATCTCGTCACAATTTAGTCAGCCCAAAAGCGATCGCACAAACCCTCCAGCTTATGGCAAAAACCCCGCAAGCTAGAGTTTACCAAGATTCCTTACCTGTTGCTGGCGTCAGTGGTACCCTGAAGAATCGTTTTCGCAATACAATGGCTCAAGGCAATATCCAAGCTAAAACCGGCAGTATGACCGGTGTTTCTGCATTATCCGGTTATCTGAATGTCCCTGGCTATCAACCCTTAGTTTTCAGTATCATGGTTAATCAATCGGAGCAATCTTTGACAACATTACGCCAAGGGATTGATGAAATTGTTTTGTTGCTAACTCGCCTACGTTCTTGTTAGGAATTGTCAGGTGCCTCGCGACGCACCCTACTACTTTTAATCCATTGGGTCGCAGCGGATTTCAATCATAAAGCCATCCGGGTCATAGAAATAAATTCCTCGTCCTGTAGGGCGCGAAAGGGGGCCATGGTCGATCAGAATTTGATTTTCTCGTAGCACTTCAACCGCTTGGTCAAATAACTCTGGCGCGATATCAAATGCTAAGTGATTGGCACGAGTAAAACCCCGTTTGGGGTCAGGGTCGGGTGGTACAAGTTCCGGTTCCCAAAACAAATCAATTACTGTGCCATCGGGAGTGACAAAGTTAGCCACTTTCCCCGCCGCGACTAACTCAACAAGGGTTTTTGGAACCTCCTCACCCTGTAGTTCGTGCAGACCAAGAATAGTACCATAGAAGTGACGAGAAGCCTGCATATCATGTACATTCAAGGCAATGTGATGTACTCGACGTAAAGTTCCTAGGGCAAGGCGAGTTTTGAGACAATCAGAGGTAGATACCATAACAAGAATTACTCAGTGGATAACTGTTAATACGGTCAAATATATTATTGATTATTGCTTCATCTGAAGATGGAACATACTCAACAGCAAATTGATATTTCCAAAAATCTTGCTTGACTTTTATATCCAAATATTTGAAGTATTTACCTCTAAGTCTTGTAATAGTTGCAGTTTCACTTACAGGAAATTTATTTTCAACAAATTCAAACAGAGTATATAACCTTTGTTTGCCATCAACAATACTAAATTTAGAGATGCCATCAGGAGTAATTTCTTGATACAAAAAAAATGCAGGTGCTGGATAACTATTAAGTACAGTATCAATAAAAAAATCTTTGTAATCTTGATTCCAAACGCTGCGTCTTTGATAGGCTGGATCGAGATCGAGGAGATGTCTGGTGTAAATATCCCAAAACCAAGATACCGTTTGAAAATTGATTAGTCTACTCATCTAACTTTATCCATAATAGGGTTAGCTGTAATCAATCCATACTTTGCATGATTTGGGTTTGATTGGTTCATGACTCATGTAGGATTATTCTAGCGATACCAATAAAGACAAGCTACTCAAGACGATCACCGATTTGGTTTTACTGTCGGGTAGCCCAACATTTGGAAGTAGAGTCCCTGTCGGGCAAGGAGTTCGGCATGGGTGCCATCCTCAACAATCTCGCCCTCCTGCATCACAAAAATCCGATCGCAGTCTACGGCAGTTTCCAGCCGATGCGTGACTAAAATGATGGTTCGAGAACGGCGTAGACGCTGGAGCGTCTCTATCACCCACTGCTCGTGCTTCAAGTCCAGCGCGTTCGTGGGTTCGTCGAGGATGAGGATAGGAGCCTTAGTGACGAGCGCCCGTGCGATCGCTAGGCGCTGCCTCTGTCCGCCCGAAAGGTTCTGACCGCCCTCAGCAATCAAGGTATCATACTGCTCCGGCAAGGTTTCGATGAACTCAGCCGCCCCAGATTCGACTGCCGCCTCCCGAATCTCGTGGAACAAAGCGTCCGGGCGACCATAGGCGATATTCTCTGCGATCGTTCCGGGGAAGAGTGGGCTGCCTTGCGTGACCAGCGCCATGTGTTTGCGGACATCGGCAACCTTAAGGGTGCGGAGGTCAACGCCGTCGAGGAGGACGCTCCCCTCTGTCGGGTCGTAGAAGCGCGGCAAAAGATTGAGCAGGGTACTCTTTCCCGTCCCGCTAGGACCCAAAAACGCCACCATCTGACCCGGCTCGATACTCGCATTGATGTTGCGTAAGACGGGTTGCCCAGAATTGTACTCGAAGCTCACATCGGCAAGGGTTAGGGTGCGGGGATGAACGGGAAGCGATCGCGCGTCAGGCTCGTCTGCGATCGCAGGCGGCTCGTCCATGACCGTAAAGACGCGATCGCATGAGGCTACGAACGTCTGGATTTTGGTAGTGAACCCCAACACCCAACCGATCGGGTCCCAGAACTGATTGAGGTACGCTAGGAATACGATCAGATCGCCGAGGGTCAGTCCGTTCGGCACCGGACGCAAGAACTGGTCGCGATAGACCAGGTAGCCGCCGTAGCCAAAGATTACCCCGCTGCCCAAGGCGAAGACTACCTGAACCGCGAGCGGATAGAGGTTTTCTTTCCAATGGAGCCGCATGGCGGCACTAACGCTGCGATCGACCGCCCGTGCGAAGCGCCGCGATTCCGTCGCTTCTCGACCGAAAGACTGGATCAGTCCGATCAACTCTATCGCTTGCTGCATGGTCGAGGTCATGACCGCATCAGTCTGCTTCGACTCAAACGCTCGACGCCTAATCCTTCCCTCGAAGTACCAATTCGCGAGTAACAGAAGC contains:
- the bioF gene encoding 8-amino-7-oxononanoate synthase: MLTDSYHWIEQSLITIHKADWYRSVQTIQSRSGAIVQLEGREVINFASNDYLGLAGDERLIQAAIAATQEYGTGSTGSRLLSGHRKLHRELENAIASLKQTEDALVFSSGYLANLGTIAALMGKRDLILADQYNHSSLKNGAILSGAVVVDYAHADIEDLNSQLTQYRQHYRRCLITTDSVFSMDGDVCPLPEILELAEKFSCMVLVDEAHATGVLGGTGAGCVEHFGCTGKPLIQVGTLSKALGSLGGYVAGSATLIDFLRNRAPSWIYTTALSPADTAAALAAIQIVQQEAERRTQLHHNVETLKQLITQKLPHLKLLPSESPILCIQLASATDALKVGNKLKDAGIFAPAIRPPTVPTSRIRLSVMATHELEHLQKLVDVLSAIAWTE
- a CDS encoding tetratricopeptide repeat protein; amino-acid sequence: MSSDNERQNDIMVLSGKGRVSRNFSSLTEELDLASQQQAVAGNSLEPLALPMKPAITGVVTLEASESFKQGLNKFHRGDYRGAIQDFNQALRFNADFAEVYYYRGMSRYKKGDYLGAINDYSQVLRVNPHNAEAYNERGFVRAVLGDRWGAMQDYNQALQIDAKHIKTYLNRIPLRVELADYQEAIADCNAALNINPNLPKAYLYRGMAHFELEDYPKAMEDYNQALNINPNLAEGYFNRGLNRIGLGEYQEAIADFNEALKLNPNYTQAYLNRGYTRLQVGDNWGSLEDFDQALHLDSVSAKAFFSQMAPAFSQELGAVEDENQQLIQGLMLQGNLRYESGDYHAALNAFNQVLNLDPNHLEAYNRRSTVRSALRDYEGALEDLETAKNLSLNNQSSLQSTPAVTVGQTPKDYYHQGVEKLQIGDFPGAIADFNHVLQMNGNDATTLTCRGFAYSRFGDKQKAIEDLQAAAKLFQEQGDVKSSQEIVETIKKLQP
- a CDS encoding glycosyltransferase family 2 protein, with product MQKSTRLGEAFSPKRELIEATCPAFSLVLPVYNEEEAIASTLDELQTILRSTGCEYEIITVNDGSTDRTGEILCDRQDIRLIEHRRNRGYGAALKTGIRHAKYPLIVITDADGTYPNERIPQLVSLTTQADMVVGARIGANVQYPTIRKIPKWFLVRFAEWVSLSSIPDLNSGMRVFRKSVVETFLKILPDTFSFTTTITIAMLTNNYIVHYEPIDYRYRIGKSKIKPIRDTLRFVQLILRTGVYFAPLRVFLPWATVFFCGCMFTLIQDIFVREDLTERTLILFIAATQTAMFALLADMIDKRT
- a CDS encoding GNAT family N-acetyltransferase — its product is MGYHQAAPHKFFIRKDYRRKNIGVGQRLVDSLLNWAKAQSIQIIYPGTTEAYKNAQQF
- a CDS encoding DUF262 domain-containing HNH endonuclease family protein, whose amino-acid sequence is MSLVKIQATEYPIHKVFSNDFVFTIPLYQRPYAWTTEQAGELIEDLLTALGDGKEPIDQVNPYFLGSIVLIKGDKPDAEVVDGQQRLSTLTILLSALRTLVLTKFANAITKLLYEESDPFLDIPNRYRLTLAERDAAFFKEYIQDEGGIANLKNLNSAALSDSQKNIKDNALLFINRLQEFSDSQRVRLGQFIINRCFLVIVSTPDLDSAYRIFSVMNERGLDLSLTDILKAEIIGKIPQEQRKAFTSKWEDIQEELGREVFKDLFTHIRMIYRKAKLSGSVINGIREHVKPSDNPQHFIDKVLRPLADAFYDIKNASYQSEQRAEEVNKLFKQLNQIDNSDWIPPAILFLSRNQNHPDQLVQFFTDLERLAAGLMIRRANINERIERYGRLLNVIESGADLYTPDSPLQIMSEEKNTLLNMLDGDLYLMKKIRLYVLLRLDAALSEGEAAYNFSNITVEHVLPKNPAPDSVWVKCFPSLEERERYVHRLGNLVLLSCWKNTQAQNYDFEIKKQKYFTTKTGISPFALTTQVLNEQEWNPEVIERRQKELIGILKKVWRL